The Candidatus Binatia bacterium nucleotide sequence GTGAAAGCACCGTGCTTGAAGGCGCGCAGACGGCCGTCAGGCGACCGCGTGCCTTCCGGAAACATCATCACCGAATTCCCCTGCGCCAAGGTGCGCGCGCACGCGTCCATCATCCGCGCGATGCTCTCCTTGTCCCCGCGGCGGAGCTTGATGTAGCGGTTCAGCGACATGTTCCAACCGACGCACGGCACGCGGAAGTTCTCGACCTTCGACACCCACTTGAAGTGAACGAACAGGCGGAACAGCACCAGGATGTCGAGCAGGGATTGATGGTTGGCCACCATCACATAAGCCGCACCCGGCCGAATTTTCTCTCGGCCCTCGATGTGCACGCGCCACACCGGGTTCATCCAAGTGTACAGCGACGCCCAGAAGCAGGTGAACCGGTGCAGCACCACCAGCTTGCGATCGACCAATACCGTCGCCGCCCAGATGACGAGCGCAACCGGAAACAGCAGT carries:
- a CDS encoding lysophospholipid acyltransferase family protein, with the protein product MLRRVGSLVFWIFLVVSSILLFPVALVIWAATVLVDRKLVVLHRFTCFWASLYTWMNPVWRVHIEGREKIRPGAAYVMVANHQSLLDILVLFRLFVHFKWVSKVENFRVPCVGWNMSLNRYIKLRRGDKESIARMMDACARTLAQGNSVMMFPEGTRSPDGRLRAFKHGAFTLAQRTGAPLLPIVVQGTAHALPKRGFVLHGRYDIRIHVLDEIPHASFAHTPVEALTQEVRDRIAAELVETAVMQVS